In Methanococcoides sp. AM1, one genomic interval encodes:
- a CDS encoding ribose 1,5-bisphosphate isomerase has protein sequence MQQLLDTAEKIRTMEIRGAGRIAEAASAALRDYVLSLKVTNIKDFNKKVDEAANILIQTRPTAVSLPNAVQITKRHSSDDVAGAREEIIRNADVFLKQAGEALDKMGKIGAKRIHDGDVIMTHCNSHAALSVISTAFKQGKDISVIATESRPRRQGLLTIRELNDYGIPTTFIVDSAVRYSMKEVDTVIVGADAITVNGALVNKVGTSQLAHAAHEARKNVLSVAETFKFSPNTILGDMIDIEERSAEEVIDLEILAKMPNVKVKNPAFDITPAEYIDMIITEVGAFPPQMAYTIIKEHLGWELSNIG, from the coding sequence ATGCAGCAATTACTTGATACCGCTGAAAAGATCAGGACCATGGAGATACGTGGAGCAGGAAGGATAGCTGAAGCCGCTTCTGCTGCACTTCGTGATTATGTACTGAGCCTCAAGGTCACCAATATAAAAGATTTTAACAAAAAAGTGGATGAGGCCGCAAATATCCTTATCCAGACACGTCCGACTGCCGTATCCTTACCAAATGCAGTGCAGATCACAAAACGTCACAGTTCCGATGATGTGGCAGGAGCGCGTGAGGAGATTATTCGAAACGCAGACGTCTTCCTCAAGCAGGCAGGAGAAGCTCTTGATAAAATGGGAAAGATCGGTGCCAAAAGGATACATGACGGGGATGTTATCATGACACACTGCAATTCCCATGCAGCACTTTCGGTCATATCCACAGCTTTCAAACAGGGCAAAGATATCTCGGTCATAGCAACCGAATCACGCCCGAGAAGACAGGGGTTGCTCACCATTAGGGAACTGAACGATTACGGCATTCCAACCACGTTTATAGTGGATTCTGCGGTCAGATATTCCATGAAAGAAGTCGATACCGTAATAGTTGGTGCTGATGCAATAACAGTCAATGGTGCTCTTGTCAACAAGGTAGGAACATCACAGCTGGCACATGCTGCACACGAAGCAAGGAAAAATGTCCTGAGCGTTGCTGAAACTTTCAAGTTCAGCCCGAACACGATACTTGGCGACATGATCGATATCGAAGAAAGGTCCGCAGAAGAAGTGATCGACCTGGAGATCCTTGCAAAAATGCCAAATGTGAAAGTGAAAAATCCTGCATTCGACATAACACCTGCCGAATACATTGACATGATAATAACAGAGGTCGGAGCATTCCCCCCACAGATGGCCTACACAATTATAAAGGAACATCTCGGATGGGAACTTTCCAACATCGGATGA
- the cyaB gene encoding class IV adenylate cyclase codes for MIEIEIKVRADHGPVMDRILVMGALKVRTEEHLDVYYNAPHRDFAETDEALRLRSVNGGTRMTYKGRKLDSVSKTREEFETPVDGEAAKDILVSLGFFESGIVKKTRDIYRYDDITICLDSVEGLGEFVEVELVADSDIDLHRERLFEFLESIGIKKEDSIRTSYLEMLMGK; via the coding sequence ATGATCGAGATCGAGATCAAGGTGCGCGCTGACCATGGTCCTGTCATGGACAGGATCCTGGTAATGGGTGCACTAAAGGTCCGAACTGAAGAGCACCTTGATGTGTATTACAATGCACCTCATCGTGATTTTGCAGAAACTGACGAAGCATTGAGATTGCGCAGTGTCAACGGTGGCACGCGCATGACCTACAAGGGCAGGAAGCTCGACAGCGTCTCTAAGACAAGGGAGGAATTTGAAACTCCTGTGGATGGAGAGGCAGCAAAGGACATTCTTGTCTCCCTTGGTTTTTTTGAATCCGGAATTGTAAAAAAAACACGGGATATCTACCGATACGATGATATCACCATCTGCCTTGATTCAGTTGAAGGCCTGGGTGAGTTCGTGGAAGTAGAATTAGTGGCAGATTCGGATATTGATCTTCACAGGGAACGGTTGTTCGAGTTCCTTGAAAGCATCGGGATAAAAAAAGAGGATTCCATCCGGACATCCTATCTTGAGATGCTGATGGGGAAATAA
- a CDS encoding Zn-ribbon domain-containing OB-fold protein gives MSVARFWRKQINRYNLVGTHCKTCDSYYYPPRNVCPKCRRDGEIESHKFSGPGEIVTYTIIHTAAEGFEHQAPYVLGIVQLEEGPRFTSQIVCNPVDAHIGMKVKPVFRKLGESGDNGMIYYGTKYVPA, from the coding sequence ATGTCTGTAGCAAGATTCTGGAGAAAGCAGATAAACAGGTATAATCTGGTTGGAACACACTGCAAGACCTGTGATTCATACTATTATCCCCCACGTAACGTCTGCCCTAAATGCAGGCGTGATGGTGAGATAGAGTCTCACAAGTTTTCAGGTCCCGGCGAGATAGTGACCTACACTATCATCCACACAGCAGCAGAAGGGTTTGAACATCAGGCTCCTTATGTGCTTGGAATCGTCCAGCTGGAAGAGGGTCCAAGGTTCACAAGCCAGATAGTTTGTAACCCTGTGGATGCGCATATCGGGATGAAGGTCAAGCCAGTGTTCAGGAAGCTCGGTGAGAGCGGCGACAATGGTATGATCTATTACGGAACCAAATACGTTCCTGCATAA
- the metG gene encoding methionine--tRNA ligase: protein MSKFPSNEPVLVTCGLPYANGKAHVGHLRTYIPADIFTRSLRKTGQEVTFVCGSDTHGTPIVFNAEELNTTPKELIKIYHKHFDETFKEMSVMFDAFGTTDDQTNHDRTTEIVNKLIENDYVFPKTIEIAYCPACDRSLPDRYVKGKCPHCKEEARGDECDQGCGKHLEPGELENPTCTTCNGPAEYRSQEHFFFKLSQFKDFLIEHLENLGGTLNARNYALGWVKQELTDWCITRNLEWGVRFPGHDDLVVYVWVDAPIGYIAFTEEWAEANNESWEKFWKEDSRIIHFIGGDIIYHHCIFWPAMLKGAGYTQPWAVVASGMVKIEDKTFSKSRGYVVWVGEDYLDHGFHPDLLRYYLASYTSHTKELNFSWEVFQDKINTELVGVFGNFLYRTLLFTHKNFKEIPAGEIKQETLDEINSTIEAANEAMENYEFKKYADSVMALASYGNSYFQSNEPWKLIKENKEACGEVVANCIQLGKALCLLFEPILPGKMEDAWKQVGMTTDVHAAGYAEATELVKSGTPLEKPSILFEKIEDEKTEQMEAIASARVKEAIAKESGKEEKEEPKEMKELITFDDFSKLDLRIGTIVSAEEIKKSKKLLKLQVDLGEEEARQIVAGIKESHSPEELPGKQVLVLTNLAPAKLCGVESNGMILAGTDEDGKAILLQPEKGTNAGNGIM, encoded by the coding sequence ATGTCCAAATTCCCATCCAATGAACCAGTCCTCGTAACATGCGGACTGCCATATGCAAATGGAAAGGCACACGTCGGCCATTTGCGCACATATATCCCTGCAGATATATTCACACGATCCCTCCGTAAGACCGGACAGGAGGTCACTTTCGTATGTGGTTCCGACACTCATGGAACACCCATCGTCTTCAACGCGGAAGAGCTGAACACCACCCCCAAGGAACTTATCAAAATATACCATAAGCATTTCGATGAGACCTTCAAGGAAATGAGCGTGATGTTCGATGCATTCGGCACGACCGATGACCAGACAAATCACGACCGTACTACTGAAATTGTCAACAAGCTTATCGAAAACGATTATGTTTTCCCAAAGACCATCGAGATCGCATATTGCCCGGCATGTGACCGGTCCCTTCCCGACAGGTATGTGAAAGGAAAATGCCCTCACTGCAAGGAAGAGGCAAGAGGAGATGAGTGTGACCAGGGGTGCGGAAAGCATCTTGAACCGGGAGAACTTGAGAATCCGACCTGCACCACATGCAACGGACCTGCTGAATACAGGAGTCAGGAGCACTTCTTCTTCAAGCTGTCCCAGTTCAAGGATTTCCTTATAGAGCATCTTGAAAACCTCGGAGGGACCCTCAATGCAAGGAACTATGCCCTTGGATGGGTCAAGCAGGAGCTGACCGACTGGTGCATCACAAGGAACCTTGAATGGGGAGTGCGCTTCCCGGGTCACGATGACCTTGTTGTCTACGTATGGGTGGATGCACCTATCGGATATATCGCGTTCACCGAGGAATGGGCTGAGGCAAACAATGAGAGCTGGGAGAAGTTCTGGAAAGAAGATTCCCGTATCATCCACTTCATCGGCGGAGATATCATCTACCACCACTGCATCTTCTGGCCGGCCATGCTCAAAGGTGCCGGATACACCCAGCCCTGGGCAGTTGTTGCATCAGGAATGGTGAAGATCGAGGATAAGACGTTCTCAAAGAGCCGCGGATATGTCGTATGGGTCGGAGAAGACTACCTCGACCACGGGTTCCACCCGGACCTGCTCCGTTACTACCTCGCAAGCTATACATCCCACACCAAGGAACTGAACTTCTCATGGGAAGTATTCCAGGACAAGATCAATACCGAACTTGTAGGAGTTTTCGGAAACTTCCTGTACAGGACACTCCTGTTCACCCACAAGAACTTCAAGGAAATACCTGCAGGAGAGATCAAGCAGGAAACCCTGGATGAGATCAATTCAACTATTGAAGCTGCAAATGAGGCAATGGAGAACTATGAGTTCAAGAAATATGCCGACAGCGTAATGGCACTGGCATCATATGGAAACAGCTATTTCCAGTCCAACGAACCATGGAAGCTCATCAAAGAGAACAAGGAAGCATGTGGAGAAGTTGTTGCAAACTGCATACAGCTTGGAAAAGCACTGTGCCTGCTCTTTGAACCGATACTGCCAGGCAAGATGGAAGATGCATGGAAGCAGGTCGGAATGACAACAGATGTGCATGCCGCAGGATATGCTGAAGCCACTGAACTTGTTAAGAGTGGTACACCACTTGAAAAACCATCCATCCTCTTTGAGAAGATAGAGGATGAAAAGACAGAACAGATGGAAGCTATTGCATCTGCAAGAGTTAAGGAAGCCATTGCAAAAGAAAGTGGCAAGGAAGAAAAAGAAGAACCAAAGGAGATGAAAGAACTGATCACATTCGACGACTTTTCAAAGCTTGACCTGAGAATAGGAACCATCGTTTCTGCTGAAGAGATAAAGAAATCCAAGAAACTGCTTAAGCTGCAGGTCGACCTTGGCGAAGAAGAAGCACGCCAGATCGTCGCCGGCATCAAGGAATCACACTCACCGGAAGAATTACCCGGCAAGCAGGTCCTTGTACTTACAAACCTCGCACCTGCAAAGCTTTGCGGAGTGGAGTCCAACGGTATGATACTTGCAGGAACCGACGAGGACGGCAAAGCAATCCTGTTGCAGCCTGAGAAAGGAACCAATGCCGGAAACGGCATAATGTAA
- the sppA gene encoding signal peptide peptidase SppA has translation MTNSEEPFTLKDDEDLLDEVLEESTEEVPDLGAFEMTPEPDYTEILDNAHEDGGMTDNVVVPSVESPEEDIVAYNPPVEVNEGESTTPPKEAMDVKEVKQATQSPPAPKKSHKWQYVALFSALLLIIGGSFAAIYLSFGGEIYTSDNQVAVIYVQGTMLTGNLPSGFGYATSEDICNSLREAAADEGVKAIVLRVNSGGGSPAAAEEIITEIENVQAQGIPVVVSMGDVAASAAYHISAPADLILANPSTITGSIGVIGVYTNRSEYYDNEGIDFYISKSGEFKDMGGDWRGLTPEEKEYADTVVLKVYDLFITSVAEHRNMTKSEVKDIADGRIYIAVEAKEIGLIDDFGNLYDAIDAAAELGGIEGEPTVYYINRPSLSSILFGTEKTFSTDSVEQLASYYKESPVGTIVE, from the coding sequence ATGACCAATAGTGAAGAACCTTTTACTTTAAAAGATGATGAAGACCTTCTGGATGAAGTCCTGGAAGAATCCACCGAGGAGGTGCCGGATCTGGGGGCATTTGAGATGACTCCGGAGCCTGACTATACTGAGATCCTGGACAATGCTCATGAGGATGGTGGTATGACAGATAATGTTGTTGTGCCCTCAGTAGAATCTCCGGAAGAAGATATTGTAGCATATAATCCTCCTGTGGAGGTTAATGAAGGTGAATCAACAACACCTCCAAAGGAAGCAATGGACGTAAAGGAAGTAAAACAGGCTACTCAAAGCCCGCCTGCTCCGAAAAAGAGCCACAAATGGCAATATGTTGCATTGTTCTCCGCATTGCTGTTGATAATCGGTGGAAGCTTTGCAGCCATTTACCTGTCCTTCGGTGGTGAGATATATACTTCTGATAATCAGGTTGCAGTTATCTATGTGCAGGGAACCATGCTGACGGGCAATCTCCCCTCTGGCTTTGGGTATGCAACATCTGAGGATATATGCAACAGTCTGCGTGAAGCTGCAGCCGATGAAGGTGTCAAGGCCATAGTGCTCAGAGTGAACAGCGGAGGGGGTTCTCCGGCAGCAGCAGAGGAGATCATAACTGAGATCGAGAATGTCCAGGCACAGGGCATACCGGTAGTTGTTTCAATGGGCGATGTGGCTGCAAGCGCTGCATATCATATTTCCGCACCTGCAGACCTTATACTGGCAAACCCTTCAACGATAACCGGTAGCATAGGTGTGATCGGCGTTTACACGAACCGGTCGGAATATTACGATAATGAAGGGATAGATTTCTACATATCCAAATCCGGTGAGTTCAAGGATATGGGTGGCGACTGGAGAGGCCTGACCCCCGAGGAAAAGGAGTATGCCGACACGGTCGTTCTCAAGGTATATGACCTGTTCATTACCAGTGTCGCAGAGCACCGTAATATGACAAAGAGTGAGGTCAAGGATATTGCCGATGGTCGCATTTACATTGCTGTGGAGGCAAAAGAGATCGGGCTGATCGATGACTTTGGTAACCTGTATGATGCCATTGATGCAGCTGCAGAACTTGGAGGTATCGAAGGTGAGCCTACAGTATACTATATTAACAGGCCTTCTCTCTCGAGCATACTTTTTGGTACCGAGAAAACCTTTTCAACAGATTCTGTTGAGCAGCTGGCAAGTTACTATAAGGAAAGTCCGGTAGGTACGATCGTCGAGTGA
- a CDS encoding class I SAM-dependent methyltransferase family protein, whose protein sequence is MTSFKDLNDFPEDLRDLIPKRFDVIGDVAVVSIPPELVDHKFSVAEYVASRRGNIRGVLNKVTKLEGDHRVAGFELLLGDSSLTTHTEFGMLYKMDLKDVFFNGRLAFERKRVSSQVQQGEDVLVPFCGVGPFAIPAAAKGAKVVALEKNPAACKWLGENIKLNHVGDNISPVLADASFIENMLDAKFDRVIIPTPYGMDRFLEDVLPLVRSGGYLHFCTFKTREQIEGLMGKYSDMGLNVISHRRCGNVAPGVSRWVFDMVKV, encoded by the coding sequence ATGACTTCCTTTAAGGATCTCAATGACTTTCCTGAAGATCTTCGTGATCTTATTCCCAAACGTTTTGATGTTATCGGGGATGTTGCAGTTGTATCCATTCCTCCTGAATTAGTGGATCATAAATTCTCTGTCGCAGAGTATGTAGCTTCAAGGAGGGGCAATATTCGGGGGGTCCTTAACAAGGTGACGAAGCTGGAAGGTGATCATCGTGTCGCTGGGTTTGAGCTATTACTTGGTGATAGCTCGCTAACAACTCATACGGAATTCGGGATGCTGTATAAGATGGATCTGAAGGACGTTTTTTTCAACGGTAGGCTTGCATTTGAGAGAAAGCGTGTCTCTTCCCAGGTTCAGCAGGGGGAGGACGTATTGGTTCCTTTCTGCGGTGTCGGTCCATTTGCGATCCCTGCTGCAGCAAAAGGTGCAAAGGTAGTTGCTCTTGAGAAGAACCCGGCAGCCTGCAAATGGCTGGGGGAGAACATCAAATTGAACCATGTGGGCGATAATATAAGTCCTGTCCTTGCAGATGCATCATTTATTGAAAATATGCTGGATGCAAAGTTTGACAGGGTAATAATTCCAACCCCCTATGGAATGGACCGTTTCCTTGAGGATGTGCTTCCGCTTGTAAGGAGTGGTGGATATTTGCATTTCTGTACGTTCAAGACCCGGGAACAGATCGAAGGTCTGATGGGAAAATATTCCGACATGGGACTCAACGTTATCAGTCACCGTAGGTGTGGGAATGTTGCTCCTGGTGTTAGCAGGTGGGTATTCGATATGGTTAAGGTGTGA
- a CDS encoding NAD-dependent succinate-semialdehyde dehydrogenase — translation MNAMVSIDPANGKVNGEFEFHSPEEVDSILKRSGEMFLEWSSLAAAERGVYLEEVAAMLRKEKQDLAETITKEMGKPIKQSLPEVEKCASMFDYFASNIESLLEPDVVDDDPSAFISFEPMGTILAIKPWNFPLWQVLSAASHVLAGGNTMVLKHSSYVPMCALKIEDIFEKAGVPKGVFQTLLVDGPAASSLISRPEIAAVSFTGGLPSGQKVAETAGRNMKKCVLELGGSDPFIVLNDADIEMAVKVAVSGRFINTGQTCISSKRFIVDEAIADEFTALFVEKTRALKLGDPMDPETDLGPLVREDQIALLEAQVREAVSMGAKVELDGGSIEGEGYYFSPVVLSNVTTDMEVMRDETFGPIAPIIAVKDEVEAIRVANATEFGLGASIWSGDEVKASSLACQVQAGVVGVNGFFRPEANLPFGGVKKSGIGRELSRFGFYEFMNIKSTKVY, via the coding sequence ATGAACGCAATGGTCTCAATAGATCCTGCAAACGGGAAGGTCAATGGTGAGTTCGAATTTCACTCTCCGGAAGAAGTAGATTCGATACTGAAAAGGTCCGGTGAAATGTTCCTTGAATGGAGTTCACTTGCTGCTGCAGAGCGGGGTGTCTATCTTGAGGAGGTCGCTGCTATGCTTCGAAAGGAGAAACAAGACCTTGCAGAGACCATTACAAAAGAAATGGGTAAACCCATAAAGCAGTCGCTTCCGGAGGTTGAGAAATGTGCAAGCATGTTCGACTATTTTGCCTCCAATATCGAGTCACTTCTTGAGCCTGACGTTGTGGATGACGATCCGTCAGCTTTCATTTCATTTGAGCCCATGGGCACGATACTTGCTATCAAACCCTGGAACTTCCCTCTCTGGCAGGTACTAAGTGCTGCTTCCCATGTACTTGCAGGCGGGAATACCATGGTTTTGAAGCATTCCAGTTATGTTCCGATGTGTGCTCTAAAGATCGAGGATATATTTGAGAAAGCAGGTGTTCCAAAAGGTGTATTCCAGACACTTCTTGTAGACGGACCTGCAGCTTCCTCATTGATATCAAGACCGGAGATCGCTGCGGTCTCATTTACGGGTGGTCTTCCTTCAGGTCAGAAAGTGGCTGAAACGGCGGGTAGGAACATGAAGAAATGTGTTCTTGAACTTGGGGGCAGTGATCCTTTCATCGTATTGAATGATGCCGATATTGAAATGGCTGTAAAGGTCGCGGTTTCAGGTCGTTTTATCAATACCGGTCAGACATGCATTTCATCCAAACGCTTCATTGTGGATGAGGCAATCGCAGATGAGTTTACAGCTCTCTTTGTGGAAAAGACCCGTGCACTTAAGCTGGGTGACCCTATGGACCCTGAAACAGACCTCGGTCCGCTGGTGCGTGAGGATCAGATCGCACTGCTTGAAGCGCAGGTGCGTGAAGCAGTTTCGATGGGTGCTAAAGTAGAGCTTGATGGCGGCAGTATAGAAGGCGAGGGCTACTACTTCTCACCTGTTGTTCTCTCGAATGTGACAACCGATATGGAAGTCATGAGGGATGAAACATTTGGCCCGATAGCTCCTATCATTGCAGTTAAAGATGAGGTTGAGGCCATAAGAGTTGCCAATGCGACGGAGTTCGGCCTGGGTGCCAGTATCTGGAGCGGGGATGAGGTAAAGGCTTCCTCACTTGCATGCCAGGTCCAGGCGGGTGTTGTTGGCGTGAATGGATTTTTCAGGCCCGAGGCAAATTTACCATTTGGTGGTGTGAAGAAGAGTGGAATTGGAAGGGAGCTTTCAAGGTTCGGCTTCTATGAGTTCATGAACATCAAGTCCACAAAAGTGTATTGA
- a CDS encoding hydroxymethylglutaryl-CoA synthase: MSVGIVSYGAYIPKYRIKVEDIARVWGDDADILSAGLMVNEKSVPDMDEDTATIAVEAARSAVARNNIDPKRIGAVYTGSESHPYAVKPTSTIVAEAIEATPVMTAADFEFACKAGTAAIQACMGLVSSGMVDLGLAIGADVSQGAPGDALEYTAAAGGVACIIGSKESEMVAVIEDTYSFTTDTPDFWRREGMPYPEHGGRFTGEPGYFKHVSGAAKGLMEKMGTSPSDYDNAVFHQPNGKFPSRVAKMLGFSKEQIKPGLVVPRLGNTYSGSCMMGIAATLDQAKPGDRIFATAFGSGAGGDAFSFRVTDKIDEVRDAAPTVEGLLADPIYMDYAMYAKHKGKIRLG; encoded by the coding sequence ATGAGTGTAGGGATTGTCTCGTATGGTGCTTATATTCCTAAATACAGGATAAAAGTAGAAGATATCGCCCGTGTATGGGGAGATGACGCAGATATTCTCAGTGCAGGCCTGATGGTAAATGAAAAATCAGTACCTGACATGGATGAGGATACTGCTACGATTGCAGTGGAGGCTGCAAGGTCCGCAGTAGCACGAAACAACATAGATCCCAAACGTATAGGGGCCGTTTATACGGGTTCTGAAAGCCACCCTTATGCTGTAAAGCCTACCAGTACTATTGTAGCTGAGGCCATTGAGGCAACACCAGTTATGACAGCAGCTGATTTTGAATTTGCCTGTAAGGCAGGTACGGCTGCGATCCAGGCATGTATGGGTCTGGTCTCCAGTGGAATGGTAGATCTTGGACTGGCCATTGGTGCCGATGTTTCCCAGGGAGCTCCTGGCGATGCACTGGAATACACTGCAGCAGCAGGTGGTGTCGCCTGTATCATCGGTAGCAAGGAATCTGAGATGGTGGCGGTCATTGAGGATACTTACTCATTTACTACTGATACCCCTGATTTCTGGAGACGTGAGGGTATGCCCTATCCTGAACACGGTGGAAGGTTCACCGGAGAGCCAGGATATTTCAAGCACGTTAGCGGTGCTGCAAAGGGCCTGATGGAAAAGATGGGTACATCACCTTCTGATTATGATAATGCTGTTTTTCACCAGCCAAACGGCAAGTTCCCTTCAAGGGTCGCCAAGATGCTGGGATTCAGCAAGGAGCAGATCAAACCCGGTCTGGTCGTTCCAAGGCTGGGCAACACCTACTCCGGTTCATGCATGATGGGTATTGCCGCAACACTTGACCAGGCAAAACCAGGTGACAGGATATTCGCAACAGCATTCGGTTCAGGAGCTGGCGGAGATGCCTTCAGTTTCAGAGTGACCGACAAGATCGATGAGGTCCGCGATGCTGCACCTACAGTTGAAGGACTGCTGGCAGATCCGATCTATATGGACTATGCAATGTATGCCAAGCATAAAGGAAAGATCAGGCTTGGATGA
- a CDS encoding thiolase domain-containing protein, producing MRDVAIIGVKNTKFGEMWERSFRDIVVEAGIGAIEDSGVSGDRLDGMYVGNMSGGQFVEQEHIGALIADYSGLALDLHIPSTRVEAACASGGLAFRQAVMAVASGHEDIVMAAGVEKMTDVSSTAASSALAAAADREWEGIMGATFPGLYAMIARMHMHQYGTTSEQMASVAVKNHKNGSMNPIAQYKSPITVDSVLNSIMVADPLHIFDCSPITDGAAAVVLAPADVAHEYTDTPIYIKATAQASDTIALHDRRDITTLDASVSAGKRAFEMAKMTTKDIDLVEVHDCFTIAEICAIEDLGFAKKGEGGKMTEEGETAIGGKVAVNTSGGLKSCGHPVGATGIKQVVEVTQQLRGEAGGRQVDGAEVGMTHNVGGSGATAVVHILARER from the coding sequence ATGAGAGACGTAGCAATTATTGGTGTAAAGAACACAAAGTTCGGTGAGATGTGGGAACGCTCCTTCAGGGATATCGTTGTGGAAGCAGGTATCGGAGCTATTGAGGATTCAGGAGTTAGCGGCGACAGGCTGGATGGTATGTATGTCGGTAACATGAGTGGCGGACAATTCGTTGAGCAGGAGCACATTGGTGCTTTGATCGCTGATTATTCAGGTCTGGCATTGGACCTTCATATTCCTTCAACCCGTGTGGAAGCAGCCTGTGCCTCAGGTGGTCTTGCATTCAGGCAGGCTGTGATGGCAGTTGCTTCAGGCCATGAGGATATTGTGATGGCAGCAGGTGTTGAAAAGATGACCGATGTTTCATCCACAGCAGCGTCTTCAGCTCTGGCAGCAGCGGCAGATCGTGAGTGGGAAGGCATAATGGGGGCAACGTTCCCCGGTCTTTATGCAATGATCGCAAGGATGCACATGCATCAGTATGGCACTACCAGCGAACAGATGGCATCTGTGGCGGTCAAGAACCACAAGAACGGTTCCATGAATCCTATTGCACAATACAAGAGCCCTATAACCGTGGACAGTGTACTGAACTCCATCATGGTGGCAGACCCATTACACATATTCGATTGTTCTCCGATAACAGATGGTGCTGCGGCAGTTGTCCTGGCTCCTGCGGATGTTGCACACGAGTACACGGACACTCCTATATACATAAAAGCAACAGCACAGGCAAGCGATACCATTGCACTGCATGACCGCCGCGACATCACAACACTGGATGCATCCGTTTCAGCAGGAAAGCGTGCATTCGAGATGGCAAAGATGACAACTAAGGACATCGATCTTGTTGAGGTCCATGACTGTTTCACCATTGCAGAGATATGTGCTATCGAGGACCTTGGCTTTGCAAAGAAAGGCGAGGGTGGAAAGATGACTGAAGAGGGAGAGACTGCGATCGGCGGAAAAGTAGCTGTGAACACTTCCGGTGGTCTGAAGTCATGTGGTCATCCTGTTGGTGCTACCGGTATCAAGCAGGTCGTAGAGGTAACCCAGCAGTTGCGTGGAGAGGCTGGCGGACGTCAGGTCGACGGTGCTGAGGTTGGAATGACTCACAACGTCGGAGGTTCCGGCGCGACAGCAGTTGTACACATTTTAGCGAGGGAGAGGTGA